A genomic window from Bacillota bacterium includes:
- a CDS encoding uroporphyrinogen decarboxylase: MTRRERMFTTLSHRQPDMIPWQIGFTIEAHAKMVDYLKDPAFTEKIGNHIASFGADRFEEVGPDLYRDIFGVVWDRSRDKSIGVVKEYQIKDGSLGTYRFPDPKTIPFPLQPGEFAQRAPDCFRSFNIGFSMFERAWTLYGMENLLMDMVLNPSFVHELLDAILEFNLGLIERALEYEIDAIYFGDDWGQQRGLIMGIDYWRKFIKPRMAAMFAKAKGAGKYVIVHSCGDVQELFPELIEIGLDIFNTFQPEIMDVKEMKRLYGQHLTFFGGISTQRALPFLTSKEIKELVAQMIADIGKDGGYIVSPTHGITGDTPEENILALIEAVQNQ, from the coding sequence ATGACAAGAAGAGAACGGATGTTTACGACACTATCCCATAGGCAGCCGGACATGATACCGTGGCAGATCGGTTTCACCATAGAAGCCCATGCCAAGATGGTTGACTACCTAAAGGATCCCGCATTTACGGAGAAGATAGGGAACCATATCGCCAGCTTCGGTGCCGACCGGTTTGAAGAGGTGGGGCCGGACTTGTACCGAGACATCTTCGGCGTGGTCTGGGATCGGTCCCGGGACAAAAGCATCGGGGTCGTGAAGGAGTACCAGATCAAGGACGGGTCCCTGGGTACATACCGTTTTCCGGATCCGAAGACTATTCCCTTTCCCCTGCAACCCGGGGAATTTGCTCAGCGGGCGCCCGACTGCTTTCGCAGCTTTAACATTGGCTTTTCCATGTTCGAACGAGCTTGGACCCTGTATGGCATGGAAAACCTCTTGATGGACATGGTTTTGAACCCTTCTTTCGTGCACGAACTGCTCGATGCCATCCTGGAGTTCAACCTTGGCCTCATCGAGCGGGCTTTAGAATATGAGATCGATGCCATCTATTTTGGGGATGATTGGGGCCAGCAAAGGGGCCTGATCATGGGGATTGATTATTGGCGGAAATTCATCAAGCCCCGCATGGCGGCAATGTTTGCCAAGGCCAAAGGGGCAGGGAAATACGTGATCGTACATTCCTGCGGTGACGTTCAGGAGTTGTTCCCGGAGCTGATCGAGATTGGCCTCGATATCTTTAATACCTTCCAGCCGGAGATCATGGATGTAAAGGAAATGAAACGGCTCTATGGCCAGCACTTGACCTTCTTTGGCGGAATCAGCACCCAGCGGGCGCTACCCTTCCTGACGTCGAAGGAGATCAAAGAGCTGGTGGCCCAGATGATCGCAGACATCGGCAAAGACGGTGGCTACATCGTCTCACCCACCCACGGTATCACCGGGGATACCCCCGAGGAAAACATCCTGGCCTTGATCGAAGCGGTGCAGAACCAATAG
- a CDS encoding LacI family transcriptional regulator — protein MSDKLNLHTIARAVGVSHMTVSRVLNNDKGVAPQTGKRVLKMVKDLGYEPNLLARGLRSGCSYLVGINVNSLINPYYGYLIHALQMKLNANRWVPIVLNDDLSPDNQLENLRSFRRLTVDGIIVVNLSSRPAVLELLEAVREQGKAVVVISETKVDAPFTTVLLDVESAYREATEHLIALGHRRIGFLSPMAREATKLSARYQGWWKALTEAGIEPADELIQHVPRPEDCGQALDGYWRLAEPPTALLAHNDMYGAYAIYALQGAGKRVPDDVSVFGFEHLPGQVPVSPALTTARIPIAAIGRSAAELCLAMMRGEDIPEEVPVFQAELVFRESTGPKLAGA, from the coding sequence ATGTCGGACAAGCTGAATCTTCATACCATTGCCCGGGCGGTAGGCGTGTCCCATATGACCGTCTCCCGGGTCCTGAACAACGACAAAGGGGTGGCCCCCCAGACGGGAAAGCGCGTCCTGAAGATGGTCAAAGACCTTGGCTATGAGCCGAACCTTCTGGCCCGAGGATTGCGCAGCGGCTGCAGCTATCTGGTGGGGATCAATGTAAATAGCCTGATCAATCCTTACTACGGCTATTTGATCCATGCTCTACAGATGAAGCTGAACGCCAACAGATGGGTGCCCATTGTGCTGAACGACGATCTAAGTCCCGACAACCAGTTGGAGAACTTGCGGTCCTTCCGACGACTGACTGTGGATGGGATCATCGTGGTGAACCTCAGCTCCCGGCCGGCGGTGTTAGAGCTGCTGGAAGCGGTCCGGGAGCAGGGGAAGGCCGTTGTGGTGATTTCAGAAACGAAGGTGGACGCTCCCTTTACAACAGTGCTCCTCGACGTGGAGAGCGCCTATCGGGAGGCGACAGAGCATCTCATCGCCCTAGGACACCGGCGTATTGGTTTTCTTTCGCCCATGGCCCGGGAGGCCACTAAGCTTAGCGCCCGGTACCAGGGTTGGTGGAAAGCTTTGACCGAGGCCGGTATCGAACCTGCCGACGAACTAATCCAACATGTGCCCCGTCCCGAGGACTGCGGCCAGGCTTTGGACGGGTATTGGAGGTTGGCCGAACCGCCAACGGCGCTCCTGGCCCACAACGATATGTATGGCGCCTATGCCATCTATGCCCTGCAAGGGGCGGGAAAGCGGGTCCCTGACGACGTTTCGGTGTTCGGGTTTGAACACCTGCCGGGACAGGTGCCCGTTTCCCCGGCTTTGACTACAGCACGGATCCCCATTGCGGCCATCGGGCGGAGCGCAGCGGAGCTGTGTTTGGCGATGATGCGCGGTGAGGATATCCCCGAGGAGGTCCCCGTATTTCAAGCGGAACTCGTGTTCCGGGAAAGCACTGGACCGAAGCTAGCAGGGGCGTAA